In Oscillospiraceae bacterium, a genomic segment contains:
- a CDS encoding aspartate aminotransferase family protein: protein MNDIFNLDHQYVADTYARFPVQIVKGKGSLVWDENGKEYIDMGGGIAVNTFGFSDDAWIAAVTAQLNAFQHTSNLYYTAPYVTLAQKLCERTGMKKVFFGNSGAEANECAIKAARKYAAEKKGADCYTIITLKNSFHGRTLTTLAATGQDYFHELYQPLTPGFVHAEAGNLEDMKQKVAENKVAAIMIEVIQGEGGVIVLTPEYVKSIAKLAQENDILLIVDEVQTGNGRTGQLFGYMNYGIEPDIITTAKGLGGGLPIGAAILGEKVKDIFTPGSHGSTFGGNPVSCAGAISILDRLDEKLLAEVREKGEYIRKELSGAKGIAGVDGMGLMLGIVTEKDAKAVVNECISRGVLPLTAKKKVRLLPALNIPMTILEKAVTMIKEVCAG from the coding sequence ATGAACGATATTTTTAATTTAGATCATCAATATGTGGCCGATACCTATGCGCGGTTTCCCGTGCAGATCGTAAAGGGCAAGGGATCGCTGGTTTGGGATGAAAACGGCAAGGAATATATCGACATGGGCGGCGGGATCGCCGTCAATACATTCGGGTTTTCGGACGACGCTTGGATTGCCGCCGTCACCGCGCAGCTGAACGCGTTTCAGCACACTTCGAATTTATACTATACCGCGCCGTATGTGACGCTTGCGCAGAAGCTCTGCGAGCGTACGGGTATGAAAAAGGTATTTTTCGGCAACTCGGGCGCGGAGGCCAACGAGTGCGCCATCAAGGCCGCGCGCAAATACGCCGCTGAGAAAAAGGGCGCGGACTGCTATACCATCATCACGCTGAAAAACAGTTTTCACGGGCGGACATTGACCACGCTGGCGGCGACCGGACAGGACTATTTTCACGAACTTTATCAACCGCTGACCCCGGGATTTGTGCATGCCGAAGCCGGAAATCTTGAAGATATGAAGCAAAAAGTCGCCGAAAACAAGGTCGCGGCGATTATGATTGAAGTGATTCAAGGCGAAGGCGGCGTGATCGTGCTGACACCGGAATACGTGAAAAGTATCGCGAAACTTGCGCAGGAAAACGATATTTTACTGATTGTTGACGAGGTGCAGACCGGAAACGGCCGCACAGGGCAATTGTTCGGGTATATGAATTACGGCATCGAGCCGGACATCATCACGACCGCGAAGGGACTCGGCGGCGGGCTGCCGATCGGTGCGGCGATTTTGGGCGAAAAGGTTAAGGATATTTTCACGCCGGGCAGTCACGGGTCGACGTTCGGTGGAAATCCGGTCAGCTGTGCGGGTGCGATCAGCATTTTAGACCGACTCGACGAAAAACTGCTGGCTGAAGTGCGCGAAAAGGGCGAATATATCCGCAAAGAACTCTCCGGCGCAAAGGGCATCGCGGGCGTGGATGGCATGGGGCTGATGCTCGGAATCGTGACCGAAAAGGATGCGAAAGCCGTGGTGAACGAATGCATTTCACGCGGGGTGCTGCCGCTGACGGCCAAAAAGAAGGTTCGTCTGCTGCCGGCATTGAATATCCCGATGACAATATTAGAAAAAGCTGTTACAATGATCAAAGAGGTCTGCGCGGGATAA
- the argF gene encoding ornithine carbamoyltransferase: MNLKGKDFLKLLDLSAEEIGGLIELAAQLKTQKKAGISHKLCEGKNIALIFEKTSTRTRCAFEVAARDLGMGVTYLDPSGSQIGKKESIADTARVLAGMFDGIEYRGYGQEIVEELAKYADVPVWNGLTNEFHPTQILADFLTIQENFGHLKGIHLVYMGDARYNMGNSLLVGCAKMGLDCTLCAPANYFPDPALIKTCEEIAKQSGATLKFETDPMKATKGADVLYTDVWVSMGEPIAVWQERVNDLAPYQVNETIMANAGEKAIFMHCLPAYHDLKTQIGKEMGEKFSRDCMEVTDAVFEGKQSVVFAEAENRMHTIKAVMAATLG; this comes from the coding sequence ATGAACTTAAAAGGAAAGGACTTTTTGAAGCTGCTGGACTTGTCGGCGGAGGAGATCGGCGGGCTGATTGAACTGGCGGCGCAATTGAAGACGCAGAAAAAGGCCGGGATTTCGCATAAGCTCTGCGAGGGTAAAAATATTGCGCTGATTTTTGAAAAGACCAGCACCCGCACACGCTGTGCTTTCGAAGTGGCCGCGCGTGATCTCGGCATGGGCGTGACCTATCTCGACCCGTCGGGTTCGCAGATCGGCAAAAAAGAGAGCATTGCCGATACCGCGCGGGTGCTTGCGGGCATGTTCGACGGCATTGAATACCGCGGCTATGGGCAGGAGATCGTTGAAGAACTGGCGAAATACGCCGATGTGCCGGTCTGGAACGGGCTGACCAACGAATTCCACCCGACGCAGATTCTGGCCGACTTTCTGACGATCCAAGAAAATTTCGGGCATTTGAAGGGAATTCACCTTGTCTATATGGGCGATGCGCGTTATAATATGGGTAACTCGCTGTTGGTCGGCTGCGCCAAGATGGGGCTTGACTGCACCCTCTGCGCGCCCGCGAACTACTTCCCCGACCCGGCGTTAATTAAGACCTGCGAAGAAATTGCCAAACAGAGCGGCGCAACGCTTAAATTCGAGACCGACCCGATGAAAGCGACTAAGGGCGCGGACGTGCTGTATACCGATGTGTGGGTTTCGATGGGCGAGCCGATCGCGGTTTGGCAGGAGCGTGTGAACGATCTCGCACCTTATCAAGTCAATGAGACGATCATGGCAAATGCAGGGGAAAAGGCGATTTTTATGCACTGCCTGCCGGCCTATCACGACCTGAAGACCCAGATCGGCAAGGAAATGGGTGAAAAATTTTCGCGGGACTGCATGGAGGTCACCGACGCCGTATTCGAGGGAAAACAATCGGTGGTCTTTGCCGAAGCGGAAAACCGCATGCACACAATCAAGGCCGTGATGGCGGCGACATTGGGTTAG
- a CDS encoding carbamoyl phosphate synthase small subunit, with product MGKRFLVLDDGTTFEGIGFGADTGCTGELVFTTGMCGYIETLTDPSYYGQIVLQTFPLIGNYGIIEADFEGKCCVKGYVVHEWCDTPSNFRAQYDLDAFLKKNGIPGIYGLDTREITKIIREHGVMNAMLRDEVPKDLTGAKNYLIVDAVKSVTCDKIEEFPAQGETKYKVVLADYGAKHNIIRELRKRGCAVTVVPSYLKAEEILALKPDGVMLSNGPGDPAENVEIIDELSKLYGKVPIFGICLGHQLLALSQGGKTMKLKYGHRGVNQPVRDLLGTRTYITSQNHGYAVVSDTVKNGVISFANANDGTCEGVNYPEGKAFTVQFHPEASSGPHDTAFLFDRFCELMGGKQ from the coding sequence ATGGGAAAAAGATTTTTGGTACTGGACGACGGAACGACCTTTGAGGGCATCGGGTTCGGCGCGGATACGGGCTGCACGGGCGAGTTGGTCTTCACGACCGGCATGTGCGGCTATATCGAGACGCTGACCGACCCGAGTTATTACGGACAAATTGTATTGCAGACCTTCCCGCTGATCGGCAACTACGGCATCATCGAGGCCGATTTTGAGGGCAAATGCTGCGTCAAAGGATATGTCGTGCACGAGTGGTGCGACACGCCGTCCAATTTCCGCGCCCAGTATGATCTGGACGCTTTTTTGAAAAAGAACGGCATTCCGGGGATTTATGGCCTGGATACCCGCGAAATCACCAAGATTATCCGTGAGCACGGCGTGATGAACGCGATGCTCCGCGACGAGGTTCCGAAAGACCTGACCGGTGCTAAAAATTATCTGATCGTCGATGCGGTGAAAAGCGTCACCTGCGACAAAATCGAGGAATTTCCGGCGCAGGGCGAGACCAAATATAAAGTCGTTTTGGCCGATTACGGCGCAAAACACAACATCATCCGTGAGCTGCGCAAACGCGGCTGTGCGGTGACCGTCGTGCCATCCTATCTGAAAGCCGAAGAGATTTTGGCGCTGAAACCCGACGGCGTAATGCTGTCGAACGGCCCGGGCGATCCTGCGGAAAATGTTGAAATCATCGATGAATTAAGTAAATTATACGGGAAAGTGCCGATTTTCGGCATCTGTCTGGGGCATCAGTTGCTGGCGCTCAGCCAAGGCGGTAAGACCATGAAGCTCAAATACGGCCACCGCGGCGTCAACCAGCCGGTGCGCGACCTGCTCGGGACAAGGACCTATATCACCAGTCAGAATCACGGCTACGCGGTTGTCTCCGATACGGTGAAAAACGGCGTCATCAGTTTTGCCAACGCCAACGACGGCACCTGCGAGGGCGTCAATTATCCCGAGGGGAAAGCGTTCACGGTGCAGTTTCATCCCGAGGCCTCTTCGGGTCCGCATGATACGGCGTTTTTGTTCGACCGGTTCTGCGAACTGATGGGAGGTAAACAATAA
- the carB gene encoding carbamoyl-phosphate synthase large subunit gives MPFDKTIQKVLMIGSGPIVIGQAAEFDYAGAQACRVLKEAGVNVVLVNSNPATIMTDNALADEIYLEPLNVETLKRIIIKEKPDALLAGLGGQTGLTLSMQLESDGFLAKHNVRLIGTNVEAIKKAEDRELFKETMEAIGEPVIPSDITTTIPGALEIAETIGYPVIVRPAYTLGGTGGGVAYTPEELKAVAATGIDASPINQILVERYIYGWKEIEFETMRDAVGNVIAVCSMENFDPVGVHTGDSIVVAPALTLSDKEYQMLRSASLNIISALGIVGGCNCQFALNPDSFDYAVIEVNPRVSRSSALASKATGYPIAKITTKIALGLTLDEIKNDITGKTCACFEPTLDYVVVKLPKWPFDKFFGSSRKLGTQMKATGEVMSIAPTFEMALMKAVRGAEISLDTLNAPPIYKEPLKERLKRVDDYRLFTVFEALKAGISVDEINDITKIDKWFLYKMAKLADYEAQIAKSGLDEETYLTGKKFGYTDKALARLSGMKTLPWSCDFAYKMVDTCGAEFDAETPYFYSTCGASCEARPFKRSGKPVVIVLGSGPIRIGQGIEFDYSSVHCVWALKEMGYDVVIINNNPETVSTDYDTADRLYFEPLSPEDVMNIIKVEQPEGVVVAFGGQTAIKLTKFLDQNHVNILGTSAEGIDIAEDRERFDALLEQFGIRRPKGFGVDTFEEALNAANELGYPVLLRPSYVIGGQNMKIVHNDGEVRIYMERILAQGIDNPVLVDKYMLGTELEVDVISDGHDVLIPGIMEHIERAGVHSGDSIAVYPPYSISDKMMMTIIDCSTKLALALGTKGLVNIQYLISEGELYVIEVNPRASRTVPYISKVTGVPMTDLASKVMVGKELASLGYGIGLYRIPPYFAVKVPVFSFEKLADANSYLGPEMKSTGEVLGIGKTLNEALFKGIAASGKRLKAPAPGKPMGVFISVDVHDRFEIVSLAKKLDDLKFEIYATADTAEAIRNLGIDVVTVNNVKKDAFDLLESGKISFVVYTGALMDESVEDFIALSRKALLLSIPCFTSLDTANAAADIIRSRFNLGNTELVDINHMRRDKEKTKFMKMQGTGDDYIFIDNFDGHITCPESLCIDLCDRHYGVGGDGLVLIEKSKAADAKMRIFNRDGSEGRMAGNSIRSVGKYLYDNGFIGRDTATVETASGIRHLKLYARNNKVTYASVEMGKADLIAKNIPTTIKAEKVIDYPVEIGGKDYRITCVNVGNPHCVVFCDRVDGVDIETVGPQFENAPIFPERVNTEFIRVVNKSTIKMRVYERGNGETMACGTGACAAVVAAVENGFCAKGEDITVKLRGGDLVVNYTDEGITLTGDTKLVYTGVAEY, from the coding sequence ATGCCTTTTGATAAAACCATTCAAAAAGTTTTGATGATCGGCTCCGGTCCGATTGTGATCGGGCAGGCGGCCGAATTTGACTATGCCGGCGCGCAGGCCTGCCGGGTGCTGAAAGAGGCCGGCGTCAACGTGGTGTTGGTCAACTCCAACCCCGCAACGATCATGACCGACAACGCGCTGGCTGATGAAATTTACCTCGAACCGCTCAACGTTGAGACGCTGAAGCGCATTATTATAAAAGAAAAACCCGATGCGCTGCTTGCCGGACTCGGCGGGCAGACCGGTCTGACGCTCTCGATGCAATTGGAGAGCGACGGATTTTTGGCAAAGCATAATGTGCGGCTGATCGGCACCAATGTCGAGGCCATTAAAAAGGCCGAGGACAGAGAGCTCTTTAAAGAGACCATGGAGGCCATCGGCGAACCGGTGATCCCATCGGACATCACAACTACTATACCCGGCGCACTGGAGATCGCCGAAACAATCGGCTATCCGGTCATTGTCCGACCCGCCTATACCCTCGGCGGCACGGGCGGCGGCGTCGCCTACACGCCCGAGGAACTCAAAGCGGTTGCGGCGACCGGCATCGACGCCTCGCCGATCAATCAAATTCTGGTCGAGCGGTATATCTACGGCTGGAAAGAGATTGAGTTCGAGACCATGCGCGACGCGGTCGGTAACGTGATTGCGGTGTGCAGCATGGAAAACTTTGACCCGGTCGGCGTCCACACCGGCGACAGCATCGTCGTCGCTCCGGCACTGACCCTTTCCGATAAAGAATATCAGATGCTGCGTTCGGCGTCTTTGAACATCATCTCGGCACTCGGCATCGTCGGCGGCTGCAACTGTCAGTTCGCGCTGAATCCCGACAGCTTCGACTATGCGGTCATCGAGGTCAACCCGCGTGTGTCGCGTTCTTCGGCGCTGGCCTCCAAGGCGACCGGTTATCCGATTGCCAAGATCACGACCAAAATCGCGCTCGGGCTGACCCTCGACGAGATTAAAAACGACATCACGGGAAAAACCTGCGCCTGCTTCGAGCCGACGCTCGATTATGTGGTCGTCAAACTGCCCAAGTGGCCGTTCGACAAGTTCTTCGGCTCTTCGCGCAAACTCGGCACCCAGATGAAGGCCACCGGCGAGGTCATGTCGATTGCACCGACTTTTGAGATGGCGCTGATGAAAGCCGTCAGAGGCGCGGAAATCTCACTGGACACGCTGAACGCGCCGCCGATTTACAAAGAGCCGCTTAAAGAGCGGCTGAAGCGGGTCGACGATTACCGGCTGTTTACGGTGTTTGAGGCGCTGAAAGCAGGCATATCGGTCGACGAGATCAATGATATTACCAAAATCGATAAGTGGTTTTTGTATAAAATGGCGAAACTGGCCGATTACGAGGCACAGATCGCAAAATCCGGTTTGGATGAAGAAACATATTTGACCGGAAAGAAATTCGGCTACACCGACAAAGCGCTTGCCCGGCTTTCGGGGATGAAAACGCTGCCGTGGAGCTGCGATTTCGCCTACAAGATGGTCGATACCTGCGGCGCGGAATTCGACGCCGAGACGCCGTATTTTTACTCAACCTGCGGCGCGTCTTGTGAGGCAAGGCCATTTAAACGTTCGGGAAAACCCGTCGTCATCGTTTTGGGTTCGGGGCCGATTCGCATCGGGCAGGGTATCGAGTTCGACTATTCGTCGGTGCACTGTGTCTGGGCGCTCAAAGAAATGGGCTACGACGTGGTCATCATCAACAACAACCCGGAGACCGTCTCGACCGACTACGATACCGCCGACCGGCTGTATTTTGAACCGCTGTCGCCCGAGGACGTGATGAACATCATCAAGGTCGAACAGCCCGAGGGCGTGGTGGTGGCATTCGGCGGGCAGACGGCCATTAAGTTAACAAAATTTTTAGATCAGAATCATGTGAATATTCTGGGCACCTCCGCAGAGGGCATCGACATCGCGGAGGACCGTGAGCGGTTTGACGCGCTGCTGGAGCAGTTCGGCATCCGCAGACCCAAGGGTTTCGGCGTCGACACGTTCGAAGAGGCATTGAATGCGGCGAACGAGCTGGGCTATCCGGTTTTATTGCGCCCGTCCTATGTCATCGGCGGGCAGAACATGAAAATCGTTCATAACGACGGCGAGGTCCGCATCTATATGGAGCGGATTTTGGCGCAGGGTATCGACAATCCTGTTTTAGTCGACAAATACATGCTGGGGACCGAATTAGAGGTTGATGTCATTTCCGACGGACATGACGTGTTGATCCCCGGTATTATGGAACATATCGAGCGGGCCGGCGTGCACAGCGGTGACTCGATTGCGGTCTATCCGCCATACAGCATCAGCGACAAGATGATGATGACCATTATCGACTGTTCGACAAAACTGGCGCTGGCGCTCGGCACCAAGGGGCTTGTCAATATTCAGTATTTAATCAGCGAGGGCGAACTCTACGTCATCGAGGTCAACCCGCGCGCATCGCGCACCGTGCCGTATATCAGCAAGGTGACCGGCGTGCCGATGACCGATCTGGCTTCCAAAGTCATGGTCGGAAAGGAACTGGCTTCGCTCGGGTATGGCATCGGCCTCTATCGGATTCCGCCGTATTTCGCCGTCAAGGTGCCGGTGTTCTCATTTGAAAAACTGGCCGACGCGAACTCCTATCTCGGCCCGGAGATGAAGAGTACCGGTGAGGTGCTGGGCATCGGAAAAACGCTGAACGAAGCGCTATTCAAGGGCATCGCAGCCTCGGGCAAACGCCTGAAAGCACCCGCGCCCGGAAAACCCATGGGCGTGTTTATCAGTGTCGATGTGCATGACCGTTTCGAGATTGTTTCATTGGCCAAAAAACTCGACGACCTCAAGTTTGAAATCTACGCCACCGCCGACACCGCAGAGGCCATTCGGAACCTCGGTATTGACGTCGTCACGGTGAATAATGTTAAAAAAGACGCTTTCGACCTGCTCGAGAGCGGAAAGATCAGCTTTGTGGTCTACACCGGCGCGCTGATGGACGAGAGCGTGGAGGACTTTATCGCGCTCAGCCGAAAAGCGCTGCTGCTGTCGATTCCGTGCTTCACGTCGCTTGATACCGCGAACGCAGCCGCCGACATCATCCGCAGCCGTTTCAATCTGGGCAATACGGAACTGGTCGACATCAACCACATGCGCCGTGACAAGGAAAAGACCAAATTCATGAAGATGCAGGGCACCGGCGACGACTATATCTTTATCGACAACTTCGACGGGCATATCACCTGTCCCGAATCGCTGTGCATCGACCTGTGCGACCGGCATTATGGCGTGGGCGGCGACGGATTGGTGCTGATTGAGAAATCGAAAGCAGCCGACGCGAAGATGCGCATTTTCAACCGTGACGGCTCCGAAGGCCGGATGGCGGGAAACAGCATCCGCTCGGTCGGGAAATACCTGTATGACAACGGCTTTATCGGCCGCGACACCGCGACCGTCGAGACCGCAAGCGGCATCCGGCACCTGAAACTCTATGCGCGCAACAACAAAGTGACTTATGCAAGCGTCGAGATGGGCAAGGCCGATCTTATTGCAAAAAATATTCCGACCACGATCAAAGCCGAAAAGGTGATTGATTATCCCGTTGAAATCGGCGGGAAAGATTATCGGATCACCTGTGTGAACGTCGGCAACCCGCACTGCGTGGTGTTCTGCGACAGGGTGGACGGCGTTGACATCGAGACCGTGGGCCCGCAGTTTGAAAATGCCCCGATCTTCCCCGAGCGCGTGAACACCGAATTTATCCGCGTGGTCAACAAGAGTACGATCAAGATGCGGGTCTATGAGCGCGGCAACGGCGAGACCATGGCCTGCGGTACGGGCGCTTGTGCGGCGGTCGTGGCGGCGGTTGAAAACGGCTTCTGCGCCAAGGGCGAAGACATCACGGTCAAGCTGCGCGGCGGCGATCTGGTCGTCAACTACACCGACGAGGGCATCACATTAACCGGAGATACCAAACTCGTCTACACGGGTGTGGCGGAGTATTGA
- a CDS encoding ABC transporter ATP-binding protein, with product MENIIELNNVHKYYGKGDGLVKALNGATLDIKKGEMCAVMGKSGSGKSTLLYVMAGLNKVDKGDYSFQGKPVNLKNPNALSRFRKENIGLVVQNFALIEDQTVFYNVALPLKYKGMGRKRIQKRVMKVLEMLEIADKAKNYPGQLSGGQQQRVSIARALVKKAEVLLADEPTGSVDEATEDNIMALFRKINTELGKTIVIVTHDEKVGNLCDRIIRLSDGRVVNT from the coding sequence ATGGAAAACATTATTGAACTGAACAACGTACATAAGTACTACGGAAAAGGTGACGGGCTGGTCAAGGCACTGAACGGCGCGACGCTTGACATCAAAAAGGGTGAGATGTGTGCCGTGATGGGCAAGTCCGGCTCGGGCAAGTCGACGCTGCTCTACGTCATGGCCGGTTTGAACAAGGTGGACAAAGGGGATTACAGTTTTCAGGGTAAGCCGGTTAACCTGAAAAATCCGAACGCGCTGTCGCGGTTTCGCAAGGAGAACATCGGATTGGTCGTACAGAACTTCGCTTTGATTGAGGATCAGACGGTGTTCTATAATGTCGCACTGCCGCTGAAATACAAGGGTATGGGGCGTAAGAGAATCCAGAAGCGGGTGATGAAAGTACTGGAGATGCTTGAGATCGCCGATAAGGCCAAGAATTACCCCGGTCAGCTCTCGGGCGGGCAGCAGCAGCGAGTATCGATTGCAAGAGCGTTGGTCAAAAAAGCCGAGGTATTGCTTGCCGACGAACCGACCGGCTCCGTTGACGAGGCCACCGAGGATAACATCATGGCGTTGTTCCGCAAGATAAACACCGAGCTCGGCAAGACCATCGTGATCGTGACCCACGACGAAAAGGTGGGTAATCTCTGCGATCGTATTATACGGTTGTCTGATGGGCGGGTTGTGAACACATAA